Proteins from a genomic interval of Bradyrhizobium sp. CCBAU 53340:
- the rlxS gene encoding relaxase/mobilization nuclease RlxS (I built this because a sul1 chimera in AMR looks like the C-terminus.), translated as MREIDDEFEAKLGRIGNRRAGRAHSYLRRVRQEAAKAGASARASSSFTGGRIGRGRAQGAVLAGRGRSQGQRRVVIKARIVRIKSGDLGAVRAHLRYVQRDGVTREGEPGELYDASNDRADGKDFTERSAGDRHQFRFIVAPEDSVELADLKPFVRDLMQQMEQDLGTKLDWVAADHFNTGHPHTHIVLRGKDDQENDLVIARDYIAHGFRSRAAELMTRELGRETEIEVARKLQQEITAERLTRLDRNILRDAAGGVLELGALSAREPVWQTARIGRLRTLERMGLAEETEPGRWQIDPELEPRLRRMGERGDIIKTMHREMAAAGVTRAPGDYAIFDPQGSAHRLVGRVVGEGFADELTERRYVVIDGVDGRTHYAEIGALRPNEEAPVRNTILELRSRVPEPRAIDRTIASVAAGNGGIYSERAHRQFDPQASGEYVGSHVRRLEAMRREGVVGRLADGSWSVGRDYLDRVLQYEKLQQTRNPVRVTVLSWQRLEVLPQALGTTWLDRTLVGMEPDGLASTGFGAEVETALRTRRQWLIEQGLAREEAGQMRFARNMLETLEARELARTAADISARTGLAHVDVKAGDKIEGVYRRMLTLNSGRFALIERSQEFALVPWRPVLERARGQLVTGHVGGEGISWSIGIKRGIGR; from the coding sequence ATGCGAGAGATCGACGACGAATTCGAAGCCAAGCTCGGACGGATCGGCAACCGCAGAGCCGGAAGGGCGCACAGCTATCTTCGACGCGTCCGTCAGGAAGCGGCCAAGGCCGGCGCCAGTGCGCGGGCAAGTTCGTCGTTCACCGGCGGTCGTATCGGCCGCGGCCGGGCGCAAGGTGCGGTGCTGGCAGGGCGCGGACGAAGTCAGGGGCAACGCCGTGTTGTGATCAAGGCCCGGATCGTCAGGATCAAGTCGGGCGATCTAGGTGCCGTGCGAGCCCACCTTCGGTATGTCCAGCGCGACGGCGTCACTCGTGAAGGCGAGCCAGGTGAGCTATACGACGCCAGCAATGACCGCGCCGACGGCAAGGACTTTACGGAACGAAGTGCCGGCGATCGCCACCAGTTCCGATTTATCGTGGCGCCTGAGGACAGCGTAGAGCTCGCAGATTTGAAGCCGTTCGTCCGCGACCTGATGCAGCAGATGGAACAGGATCTCGGCACCAAGCTCGACTGGGTCGCTGCCGATCATTTCAACACCGGCCATCCCCATACCCACATCGTCTTGCGCGGCAAGGATGATCAGGAAAACGACCTGGTCATCGCGCGCGACTACATCGCTCATGGCTTTCGGTCGCGGGCGGCGGAACTGATGACGCGAGAGCTCGGCCGCGAGACCGAGATCGAGGTTGCTCGCAAGCTTCAGCAAGAGATCACTGCCGAGCGGTTGACGCGGCTCGACCGAAATATCCTGCGGGATGCTGCTGGCGGAGTTCTTGAACTGGGGGCGCTCTCTGCGCGTGAGCCTGTCTGGCAGACGGCTCGGATCGGGCGGCTGCGAACCTTGGAGCGTATGGGATTGGCGGAAGAGACTGAACCGGGCCGTTGGCAGATCGACCCCGAGCTCGAGCCCAGGCTGAGACGCATGGGGGAACGCGGCGATATCATCAAGACCATGCACCGCGAGATGGCCGCGGCCGGAGTTACGCGGGCTCCCGGCGACTACGCGATCTTCGATCCGCAGGGAAGCGCTCACCGCCTGGTCGGGCGGGTCGTTGGCGAGGGCTTTGCGGATGAACTGACGGAGCGCCGCTATGTTGTGATCGATGGGGTGGACGGACGAACGCACTATGCCGAGATTGGGGCTCTTCGTCCCAACGAAGAAGCGCCTGTCCGGAACACAATCCTGGAGCTCCGGTCGCGCGTCCCTGAGCCTCGCGCAATCGATCGCACCATCGCTAGCGTCGCCGCCGGCAATGGCGGCATCTACAGCGAGCGTGCGCATCGGCAATTCGATCCGCAAGCATCTGGCGAATATGTCGGGTCGCACGTGCGGCGCCTGGAAGCGATGCGGCGCGAGGGGGTGGTCGGCCGGCTTGCCGATGGCAGTTGGAGCGTGGGACGGGATTATCTGGATCGGGTGCTCCAGTACGAGAAACTCCAACAAACGCGCAATCCGGTGCGGGTCACCGTGCTGTCGTGGCAACGGCTCGAAGTTCTGCCGCAGGCGCTGGGTACCACCTGGCTCGATCGCACGCTTGTTGGGATGGAGCCCGATGGGCTCGCATCGACCGGCTTTGGTGCGGAGGTGGAGACCGCGCTCCGAACAAGACGGCAATGGCTGATCGAGCAGGGGCTGGCGCGAGAGGAAGCCGGCCAGATGCGCTTTGCCCGGAACATGCTCGAGACGCTCGAGGCGCGCGAGCTGGCACGGACTGCGGCCGACATATCCGCGCGCACTGGCCTTGCACATGTCGATGTCAAAGCCGGCGACAAGATCGAGGGCGTCTACCGGCGCATGTTGACGCTGAACAGCGGACGGTTCGCCCTGATCGAGCGATCCCAAGAGTTCGCGCTGGTGCCGTGGCGGCCGGTGCTGGAGCGGGCGCGCGGCCAATTGGTCACCGGCCACGTCGGTGGGGAGGGCATCTCCTGGTCGATCGGCATCAAGCGCGGCATCGGCCGATGA